CCTCCGACCTTCGGAGGGACGTGCTTGTCAGGTCCGTTTTTTTGGAGGGACGTGCTTGTCACGTCCGTAATACAGCGCTCGATCATCCATTGTCTTTCCGCGGGGACTGAAGTCCCACGCCGAAAGCGGGGCTAAAGCCCCGCACTCCATATGGAGTGCGGCGATTCATCGCCGCTTTTTAGTGAAGGCTTTAGCCTTCACAACCTTGGCGTCGGCCCGGATGGAACGACGATAACCGGTCGGGGCAATTCATGAATTGCCCGGACAACGTCGGAGGGACCTGCCTGTCAGGTCCGATGAACACCGGTTGACAACTCATTCCCTTTCACCGGGCACGACAGGCGTGCCCCTCCGAACGATTTCTCGGAGGGACCCGCCTGTCAGGTCCGTTTTTTCTCGGAGGGACGTGCTTGTCACGTCCGCTTATTCGATGTTGGATAATCCATTCCCACTCCCCGGGCACGACAAGCGTGCCCATCCGGGCCCCCTCCCCAGAGATATAACCACTTTTTCTCCACCAACCGGAACTCGAACGTCCAGACGGGCTTGTTTCTTCGGGCCGTTTAAAATGGCGAACTGTTTGCGGCGCCTGCTGGGCAATTACAATGGGGAAAAGCATCCCTGATTAGCGGTGTTGTTTTGTTGTGGCCGGAAGGGGTCTAAAATGGACGACGTTGTACGGGCATTTTTAGAAAATGAGCAGAAGCTCCGGCTTGTTAGGCGGCTGGGAGTGGGCGGATTCGGCGAGGTTTGGGACGCCGAATCTGACAGTGGAGTTCGCTCCGCCATCAAGGTTTCGCATCAGACGATCGACAATACCAATCCTGCCGTTCAAAAAGAGCTGCAAAACCTCAAGCTCATCCGGGCCCTGACGGGCCATCCCCACATCGTCAGTCTTCTCGACTACTGGGTGGTCTCCGGATATTTGGTCACCCGGTGGGAACTTGCGACCGACGGAACACTCCTCGACATGCTGGAAAGATACCGCCAGGACGGGCAACCGGGCATTCCTCTCAAACAACTTATCAAGTGGATTTATGAGGCGGCAGATGGCCTGGACTTTCTTCACGAGAAGGGGATTTATCACCGCGACATCAAGCCGCAGAACCTGCTCCTTTTCCACGGGCATGTGAAGCTGGGAGATTTGGGGTTGGCGAAATTGGTGGGGGCCAGCACGGCGTCGCACACAGGTTCCGGAACGTTCGGTTATTTGCCGCCCGAGGCCTGGGAGGAGCACCGGCTGACGCGAAGCGTGGACCTTTACTCCCTGGCGGCAACGTACATCAAGCTGCGGACGGGGCAGGAACCGTTTGGTAGGAACCCCGTGGAGATTTTCGAACGGCAGCGGACGGGCCGGCCCGTGCTGGACGGGCTCCTACCGGAAGAGGCAGACTTGGTGCGGCAAGCGCTTGCTCCCCGGCCGGAAGACCGGCCACGGGACGGCGCGGCGGCCTGGGTGCGGAGCTTATACAGGGCGCTACGGGGCGAAGGCCGATCAGGTGCGGGCGTGCCTTCCACGGGGCCTGCTGCGGGTGCCAGCCAGGCCACGTTTTCGGCATCGCCTCCGGGCCTGCGGCCCGTGGTAGCACAGCCAGGGGTGGGGGTGGGCGAATGGGGACATTCTGCTCCCGCCGCTCGTCCAGCATCTCCCCCTGCGGGTTTTGCTCCCAAAGGCGACAAGGCCGGAGGGGCCTTACATCGGGCTAAGGACCGTACCGAAGAGGAGATGGACCCGGCCATCACCGGGGCCATCGTCGGGGCCATCTTTTGGGCCATCCGCGGGGCCATGAGCAATGGCATCGGCGGGGCCATCGCCGGGGCCATCGTCGGGGCCATCTTTGGGGCCATCGGCGGGGCCATCTTTGGGGCCATCGGCGAGTCCATCGGCGGGTCCAGTATGAAGTGGAAAAAGCGGGCCAAGTAACCGAAAATACAGCGCCCTGTTTGTAAGCATGGGTGCGAAGGACCACCCCTTCGCTGCCTGATCAATGCTTGCCCGACCAAAAGTCGTTGGAGGCATTGCCCCAAGCCCATCGCGTGAAAATGCTGGCATACGTGGGGCGGAAGCTTCCGCAAGGGACCCGCGACGGGGCGGACCTGGTGCGGCAGGCGGTCAAGACTTGTCCTGCGTTTTGCCGTGGGCACGACAGGCGTGTCCCTACGAACGATTTCTCGGAGGGACGTGCTTGTCACGTCCGCCGTTTGACGTTGGATGGTCCATTGCCTTTCGGCGGGGACTGAAGTCCCGCGCCGAAAGCGGGGCTAAAGCCCCGCACTCCATATGGAGTGCGGCGATTCATCGCCGCTTTTTCGTGAAGGCTTTAGCCTTCACAACCTTGGCGTCGCTCCGGATGGAACGACGATAACCGGAAGGGGCGATTCATGAATCGCCCGGACAACACATGGACCATGGCCAAACCAGATTCCGGTAGGGACAATTCATGAATTGCCCCTACCAGGGCCAGTCACAGCACACGGCCGAGTGGCACCGGGCACGACAAGCGTGCCCCTCCGACGCCTCGCACGCCCCATTTCACGGTGTTTACAAAAGTGGGGATGCATCAGCTCCCTCCGCTGGTGTCATTACCCTGCCGGAGGATGCTCCCCCGCGCTCGGCGATGAGGGAATCCAGTTCCTGTTTCAGACGGGGGAGGATTTCATCGTAAGTGAAGCTGCCCAGACTGATCGGACCCCGTTTGAGGTTGACATACCTCGGACCGCACCACAGTCCCAGATCAGCATCGTCCGTCTCGCCCGGCCCGTTGACCCGGCAACCCATCACGGCGATGGTGATCGGGTAATCTGCCGCGTAGGCGGTGAGTTCCCGCACTTTCTCGGCAAGCTCCACAAAAGCAGCGTTCTC
This is a stretch of genomic DNA from Thermogutta terrifontis. It encodes these proteins:
- a CDS encoding serine/threonine protein kinase: MDDVVRAFLENEQKLRLVRRLGVGGFGEVWDAESDSGVRSAIKVSHQTIDNTNPAVQKELQNLKLIRALTGHPHIVSLLDYWVVSGYLVTRWELATDGTLLDMLERYRQDGQPGIPLKQLIKWIYEAADGLDFLHEKGIYHRDIKPQNLLLFHGHVKLGDLGLAKLVGASTASHTGSGTFGYLPPEAWEEHRLTRSVDLYSLAATYIKLRTGQEPFGRNPVEIFERQRTGRPVLDGLLPEEADLVRQALAPRPEDRPRDGAAAWVRSLYRALRGEGRSGAGVPSTGPAAGASQATFSASPPGLRPVVAQPGVGVGEWGHSAPAARPASPPAGFAPKGDKAGGALHRAKDRTEEEMDPAITGAIVGAIFWAIRGAMSNGIGGAIAGAIVGAIFGAIGGAIFGAIGESIGGSSMKWKKRAK